In one window of Eggerthella guodeyinii DNA:
- a CDS encoding FAD-dependent oxidoreductase — translation MKTAMDRRNFLKAAIASGAVIAAGGALAGCSPSGGASGGSGDANAAEQVVGTAPVSFSEETDVLILGTGIAGMSAAMDPVEAGHKVMLVDKLERVGGESFIACGVMNVSGSKMQKDAGIEGDPEEKWKAYQPVLEKKGETDDMEYKHRVYVYQTEWADRVAADYGAVFQPITDYMNTGAPTSMLLPGNGIGDMTQVLTPLQKGLEQKGATYKLNLRATNFIVDGEGAPIGVRFNDEKNNKTVDIRAKKIIVATGGFSCNQEMVSTYLPSQARLGPLTVNSMGEGHQLCKAIGGEYTHMDMEANRMSDLAQVTVWGYFSPQVQVTPQGRRFIKEDQSHDSPDAAAELGLGFWWTIFDDQTINGSQKWNVEMNMKSNADRLVGPCATLDELAAAMDVPADTLKATFETYDAMVAAGEDTEFGKKLFLQSLSAPFYAMKHFPYRYKTHGGMKITTDSQLTDKDGTPIPNVYCAGSTVADSGSDLSPNAGSGLISGKAVVEALKA, via the coding sequence ATGAAAACTGCAATGGATCGCCGCAATTTCTTGAAGGCCGCCATCGCTTCGGGCGCGGTCATCGCCGCGGGCGGCGCGCTGGCAGGATGCTCGCCGAGCGGCGGGGCGTCGGGCGGGTCGGGCGACGCGAACGCGGCCGAGCAGGTGGTGGGCACCGCGCCCGTCTCGTTCAGCGAGGAAACCGACGTGCTCATCCTGGGCACGGGCATCGCCGGCATGTCGGCCGCGATGGACCCCGTCGAAGCGGGCCACAAGGTCATGCTCGTGGACAAGCTGGAGCGCGTGGGCGGCGAAAGCTTCATCGCCTGCGGCGTCATGAACGTGTCGGGTAGCAAGATGCAGAAGGACGCCGGCATCGAGGGCGATCCCGAGGAGAAGTGGAAGGCCTACCAACCGGTGCTCGAGAAGAAGGGCGAGACCGACGACATGGAGTACAAGCACCGCGTGTACGTCTACCAAACCGAGTGGGCCGACCGCGTGGCCGCCGACTACGGCGCCGTGTTCCAGCCTATCACCGACTACATGAACACGGGCGCTCCCACCTCGATGCTGCTGCCGGGCAACGGCATCGGCGACATGACCCAGGTGCTCACGCCGCTGCAGAAGGGCCTCGAGCAGAAGGGTGCCACGTACAAGCTGAACCTGCGCGCCACGAACTTCATCGTGGACGGCGAGGGCGCGCCCATCGGCGTGCGCTTCAACGACGAGAAGAACAACAAAACCGTCGACATCCGCGCGAAGAAGATCATCGTGGCCACGGGCGGCTTCTCGTGCAACCAGGAGATGGTGTCCACGTACCTGCCCAGCCAGGCGCGCTTGGGGCCGCTGACCGTGAACTCCATGGGCGAAGGCCACCAGCTGTGCAAGGCCATCGGCGGCGAGTACACGCACATGGACATGGAAGCCAACCGCATGAGCGACCTCGCCCAGGTGACGGTGTGGGGCTACTTCTCGCCGCAGGTGCAGGTGACCCCGCAGGGCCGTCGCTTCATCAAGGAAGACCAGAGCCACGACTCGCCCGACGCAGCCGCCGAGCTGGGACTGGGCTTCTGGTGGACCATCTTCGACGATCAGACCATCAACGGCAGCCAGAAGTGGAACGTCGAGATGAACATGAAGAGCAACGCCGATCGCCTCGTGGGGCCGTGCGCCACGCTCGACGAGCTGGCCGCCGCCATGGACGTGCCGGCCGACACGCTGAAGGCCACGTTCGAAACCTACGACGCCATGGTGGCCGCGGGCGAGGACACCGAGTTCGGAAAGAAGCTGTTCCTGCAGTCGCTGTCCGCGCCGTTCTACGCCATGAAGCACTTCCCCTACCGCTACAAGACGCACGGCGGCATGAAGATCACCACCGACAGCCAGCTGACGGACAAGGACGGCACCCCCATCCCCAACGTCTACTGCGCCGGCTCCACCGTTGCCGACAGCGGCAGCGACCTCAGCCCGAACGCGGGCAGCGGCCTCATCTCCGGCAAAGCCGTCGTCGAGGCACTCAAGGCGTAG
- a CDS encoding FAD-dependent oxidoreductase — protein MSRRAFLTGACATGAVAMVGGLTACATPPQDTGQGDAGGTGAGTNGDAVPGNKAPGKVDKTYDTDLLIVGAGGSGLACAVQAALNGTNFILVDKNNQVGGNASFVEGMFAVNSTMQREQGIDIQPAEIVEAELTRGQHRQNGDLWLDLVNKSADNIAWCIEQGVMYSGTVDDYYGGLFPTFHWFKDNKAAVGYVEPMKARLDELGVQLHLKTTVNGLIMKDGKIVGAYADGDEGVLQYNAKAVVFATGGFGGNEEVIAEQGWNTDGMHIVGSPNAAGDGYRLAMDNGALNFMADSAQSILYAIEAFPPIDFHDAAENPINGYFGIAAGGPVLWVNEACQRYTRENLTADNLVLQCIPGKGNKENFVVFDQTIFDQFFGKDDDAKKMFDDALASNGGGSLYAGDSIEALANNFNLDADALKATIDHYNELCRDGSDSDFGKAADLMVPIETSPFYLAKLSYSYFFSVGGITTDKQRRVLDGNRNPIDGLYAIGNDGNMLYRNVYTINMPGTAFGNQVNSGRESANAVMDYLKR, from the coding sequence ATGTCGCGTCGCGCGTTTCTGACGGGTGCGTGCGCCACCGGCGCAGTGGCGATGGTGGGCGGCCTGACCGCCTGCGCGACGCCGCCGCAGGACACCGGCCAAGGCGATGCGGGCGGCACGGGTGCCGGCACGAACGGCGACGCGGTGCCCGGCAACAAGGCGCCCGGCAAGGTGGACAAGACCTACGACACCGACCTGCTCATCGTCGGCGCGGGCGGCAGCGGCTTGGCATGCGCCGTGCAGGCGGCGCTCAACGGCACGAACTTCATCCTCGTGGACAAGAACAACCAGGTGGGCGGCAACGCGAGCTTCGTCGAGGGCATGTTCGCCGTCAACTCGACGATGCAGCGCGAGCAGGGCATCGACATCCAGCCCGCCGAGATCGTGGAAGCCGAGCTCACGCGCGGCCAGCATCGCCAGAACGGCGATTTGTGGCTCGACCTCGTGAACAAGTCGGCCGACAACATCGCCTGGTGCATCGAGCAGGGCGTCATGTATTCCGGCACGGTGGACGACTACTACGGCGGCCTGTTCCCCACGTTCCACTGGTTCAAGGACAACAAGGCCGCGGTGGGCTACGTCGAGCCGATGAAGGCGCGCCTCGACGAGCTGGGCGTGCAGCTGCACCTCAAGACCACGGTGAACGGCCTCATCATGAAGGACGGCAAGATCGTTGGCGCATACGCCGACGGCGACGAGGGCGTGCTGCAGTACAACGCCAAGGCGGTGGTGTTCGCCACGGGCGGCTTCGGCGGCAACGAGGAGGTCATTGCCGAGCAGGGATGGAATACCGACGGCATGCACATCGTGGGTTCGCCGAACGCCGCGGGCGACGGCTATCGCCTCGCCATGGACAACGGCGCGCTCAACTTCATGGCCGATTCGGCGCAGTCCATCCTGTACGCCATCGAGGCGTTCCCGCCCATCGACTTCCACGATGCGGCCGAGAACCCCATCAACGGCTACTTCGGCATCGCGGCCGGCGGGCCCGTGCTGTGGGTGAACGAGGCGTGCCAGCGGTACACGCGCGAGAACCTTACGGCCGACAACCTCGTGCTGCAGTGCATCCCCGGCAAGGGCAACAAGGAGAACTTCGTGGTGTTCGACCAGACCATCTTCGACCAGTTCTTCGGCAAGGACGACGACGCGAAGAAGATGTTCGACGACGCGCTCGCCTCGAACGGCGGCGGCAGCCTGTACGCGGGCGACTCGATCGAGGCCCTCGCGAACAACTTCAACCTCGACGCCGACGCGCTCAAGGCGACGATCGACCACTACAACGAGCTGTGCCGCGACGGCTCCGACAGCGACTTCGGCAAGGCGGCCGACCTCATGGTGCCCATCGAGACGTCGCCGTTCTACCTGGCCAAGTTGTCGTACAGCTACTTCTTCTCGGTCGGCGGCATCACCACCGACAAGCAGCGCCGCGTGCTGGACGGCAACCGCAACCCCATCGACGGCCTGTACGCCATCGGCAACGACGGCAACATGCTGTATCGCAACGTGTACACCATCAACATGCCGGGCACCGCGTTCGGCAACCAGGTGAACAGCGGCCGAGAATCCGCGAACGCCGTGATGGACTACCTGAAGCGGTAG
- a CDS encoding FAD-dependent oxidoreductase, with protein sequence MERRAFFKLAGLSAAVLTVGGTLGACEAGKLPDNPLTAANEANETAGQSSVMGQPAISFDADVDVLIVGSGVAGLSAAMDPLEAKRSVMVVEKLDLLGGESYESNGVMRIAGTDVQQGAGVKTTVDEAWEARKKELSAAGIEDLEFAKTLFAAATDWANRLASDYNAQFADPKTYVDGKVNTSVMLPKNGLGDMQSVMMPLRDGLTAKGATFSTGHRAIAFILNEGGAACGMRFCVESGTSVLDVRARRIVVATGGFASSQPLVHANTPDYERVGCYTVASMGEGQQLCALLGGQLLDMDKAAPLTSNLPQATAWGMFGPTVIVDALGKRFAREDDANAAAGACFSEERGYWWTVFGKQLTESGQSRSIAEVASKNTKRLIGPFDDLDALAAGMGVSADALNETFDRYNGFVKDGKDADFGRTLYLDELEAPYYALKQLPQRYKSSGGVKTDKTGQVLSIVGAVIPNVYCCGAAAASSVGGLASNGAFGMLVGQAVAAALDAEDAEDAEDAAAPQDAS encoded by the coding sequence ATGGAGCGCCGCGCGTTCTTCAAACTTGCGGGCTTGTCCGCTGCCGTGCTCACCGTGGGCGGAACCCTCGGTGCATGCGAGGCGGGAAAGCTGCCGGATAATCCCCTGACCGCCGCGAACGAAGCGAACGAAACCGCCGGGCAGTCGAGCGTGATGGGCCAGCCGGCTATCTCGTTCGACGCCGACGTCGACGTGCTGATCGTGGGCAGCGGCGTGGCGGGCCTGTCGGCCGCCATGGACCCGCTCGAGGCGAAGCGCTCGGTGATGGTGGTGGAGAAGCTCGACCTGCTGGGCGGCGAGAGCTACGAATCGAACGGCGTCATGCGCATCGCCGGCACCGACGTGCAGCAGGGCGCGGGTGTGAAGACCACGGTCGACGAGGCATGGGAGGCGCGCAAGAAGGAGCTGAGCGCCGCCGGCATCGAGGATCTCGAGTTCGCGAAAACGCTGTTCGCCGCCGCGACGGACTGGGCCAATCGCCTGGCGTCCGACTACAACGCGCAGTTCGCCGATCCGAAAACCTACGTGGACGGCAAGGTGAACACGTCGGTCATGCTGCCGAAGAACGGCCTCGGCGACATGCAGAGCGTCATGATGCCGCTGCGCGACGGCCTCACCGCCAAAGGCGCCACCTTCTCGACCGGCCATCGAGCCATCGCGTTCATCCTGAACGAGGGTGGCGCGGCATGCGGCATGCGCTTCTGCGTGGAATCGGGCACGTCGGTGCTCGACGTGCGAGCGCGCCGCATCGTCGTCGCCACGGGCGGCTTCGCCAGCAGCCAGCCGCTTGTGCACGCGAACACGCCCGATTACGAGCGCGTGGGCTGCTACACGGTCGCCTCCATGGGCGAGGGCCAGCAGCTGTGCGCGCTGCTGGGCGGCCAACTGCTGGACATGGACAAAGCCGCGCCGCTCACCAGCAACCTGCCGCAGGCCACCGCGTGGGGGATGTTCGGCCCCACGGTCATCGTGGACGCGCTGGGGAAGCGCTTCGCGCGCGAGGACGACGCGAACGCCGCGGCCGGCGCCTGCTTCTCCGAAGAGCGGGGCTACTGGTGGACCGTGTTCGGCAAGCAGCTTACCGAGAGCGGCCAGTCGCGCAGCATCGCAGAGGTGGCCAGCAAGAACACCAAGCGCCTCATCGGCCCGTTCGACGATCTGGACGCGCTGGCCGCGGGCATGGGCGTCTCGGCCGACGCTCTGAACGAGACGTTCGACCGCTACAACGGGTTCGTGAAAGACGGCAAGGACGCCGACTTCGGCCGCACCCTGTATCTGGACGAGCTCGAAGCTCCCTACTACGCGCTCAAGCAGCTGCCGCAGCGGTACAAGTCGAGCGGCGGCGTGAAGACGGACAAGACGGGCCAGGTGCTCAGCATCGTGGGCGCCGTCATCCCCAACGTGTACTGCTGCGGCGCGGCCGCCGCGTCGAGCGTGGGCGGCCTCGCGTCGAACGGCGCGTTCGGCATGCTGGTGGGCCAGGCGGTTGCCGCCGCGCTCGATGCCGAGGATGCCGAGGATGCCGAGGACGCCGCCGCGCCGCAGGATGCTTCCTGA